The genomic window GCCTAGGACAGTACCTGGCTTATAGTAGGAACTTAATACCTATTTGTGAAAGGAATGAATAAGTACTAAGTTTGGGATGCGTATAAGAACAGAAAACCATTAAAAACTTTTTAGCTGGGGAGCAGCAAGATCAGATTTGAGCTTCAGAAAAGGAATTTTTCCACAAGGTAGAGAAGTGTCCCGAGGAGGAAGTCTAGCGGTAAAGTGCCCAGTTACTATCTTTCTTCCATCAGGCCAAGGCCGAGAACACAGTGACTCCAACTAGAGCAGCAGCCGTGAGGGTAGACTTGAGAGATACTGAGGAGACAGAATCAACAGGATCTGGTGATGAAACGGGGAGGGAGATTCAGGCTTTGCAGCCAGCTAAGATCTAGGCTTGATTTCGAGTTGTCACTTACTACCGTGGACATGGTACCTGGGctctctaaacttcagtttctttatctgacgATGATAACAGCACCAACACCTCACAAGGGTACTGTTAAATATTAAGTGAGCTGACATATGCAGTAATACTTTCAGAGTAACTGGCCCTTAGTATTATTCATTAAATGTTAGTTCACTGCCCGtatggcatttatttatttatatgcttaTCCTCACTGAGAGATCCTTGAGGACTAGGATCAGATTTATAAATACTTTGTGCCTAGTAGAGTGGGTGATAAGAACTAGAGACGGTCATGGTTAAGCTTTACTCATTTTTGTACAAACTGAAACAATGTTTTGTATGTGACAGGTGCTCAGTGAAAATTTGGTGACTAAATGAAGTGAAATTTCTTGAACCACCTGCAAAGGCACATTACGGAGAACTGCCCAGCACTCTGCTTACCTGTCTGCAATCGCAAGTGAGCCTCAATATTCTGTAGTCTCTCTTCTACGGCCTGATTACCACAATCTCGAAGCATGCTGTTGGGTTTATGACCTGACCCTTGAATTCCTTCAGGTCTAGTCTGTGGTCCATATGTATTCACAACTCTAGAAACTAAGATAAGAAACTTTTGAGTCTATTAAATTTACGTTTCAAAGATCAGAAAGTCTCTCTCCCTAACACTACTTTATATTCTTTAGAGAAAGGcaagatttttcattttgttttaaaataaaatttagacagGAAAATGATTTCTATCCATTTTGCTTATAATCTAGAATAAGCTTCTATCGGTGATGAAGATATTATGGAGCGGATGCTTACCTTTTACATGACTTTTAAATCCGGGGTAAGGGGTAAAAACGGCATCGGTTCTTGCACAACTATTTTCTAAGGAGAATTTAGATGAGTACAAGTTTAAATATTCTTAACTTCAAATGTATGAGATTTTGATAAACTTCCAATAATTCATATTAACATATCactcataataataataactaaattATCAGCACATACAAGATAAAATTTAATGATCTTGAccctctaaaatttaaaatatctaatcTTATCTAATTTTCAGATTTGTATATAGAAGAGCCCTCAACATTCAGTGGCATAATTTAATACCAATATCCCTGAAAACCACGTAAGCCTTTAGAGAAAATAACTTATATACTATAGAGAGCATTTTAATTCGAAGCCAAAGAGACATTATTTATTTCATCCTAGAAATAAACAGAACTCattatttttactgaaatatcttttaaaaaaatacagcattTTTGAAATTACTGATCAAATTAGTAAACAtctaataaaaagaattatacatttgacatatttttatttcagaactCCACACAAAAAAGACCTTGAAATCTCAAGTATAACACATTTGCCACTTTACCTAGATTTCCAATGCTTATTTAAAAATCCCTAATCACAAAAGCCACCTCTCTTTCCAGACTGTCCCTTTCAAAAAAGGCAATTTTAGGAAAGATACATTGTAAAAATTTTGTTCCAGTTTTTTCTAAGCTGAAAAGCACAGTTTCTTTCAAATTAGATATCAACAAATAAACAGATTACACACCAAGGGGGAAAACTGGAACAATGTTAacataatatataaacatttcaaatattataaaataatacctaAAATGACATTAAGTAAAACCCCACGTCTCAGTAAATTTCCTGAAAAATTCTCCTtgattattatataataaaaaatggatGATAAAAGAGATactgaaagaaaattctttttttccctatggaatttgagttttaaaaaaatccattgttTATATTTAGGTCAAATTGAGACGTATTAAAAGGAACATACTAACACATTACaatacttttgtattttttcagtctAAGTTTCCTTAATAGTTCTGCTGACAAATCAAACTGTATGAATAAAATTACCAATTCATTTATGTTTCATATAAAGATACCAAGCagagccatttttttcttttttttgaggcacttcaaaatatgtttaaagGGCCATCACTTCTCCATCCTTTTTCCACCATTTCATGGGGCTGAGGGTTAAAAGAATAACCTATCATCCATTCCAGAGCTATATTGCAAATATATAGATTAACGGGCCCATCAGTGAGAAATTCAGCATGGTGTGAAGACAGTGAATGTATGAGTGCTAGTCACTCTCCACAGCAATTCTTGCTAGCTCTGTTTTGAGCCAGCAAGGGATTGAATGGGCCAAGGAATCCCGCTGAGCATTTCAATTCTTGTCAATTTCTATCCCCTGGTGGTTTATAATAATAGAGTTAGCAGGGAGAACAGAGGAATAACATTAGTGACACATGTGCTTGCTCTCTCAACAAACTCTTTTCTCATGGGTTGCTTGCAGTTGGCCTGTAGTACCTGAGATTTTGCCACTGTTGCACCTGTTCTGAAAAGCTAacaggaaaatatattaaatctagAGATAGGCATGTATGTTACTAGAACAAAAGGCTGAATTTAGGACCCAACTTGaacctttattatttcattattaagaGAATCAGTGTACCAATGTGATGAGTTAATTCTAGATTCATCTGACAATTCTGTGTTCATAATAATTAGCCCAGAGACATTAGAGGCAACAAGAAAAATGTTCATTCCAATTAGGAACTCTTCTCCATAATTTTTTCTAAGAACTACTTGTTCTGATTATTACTATGATGCCTGAGTACGATCTATGCCAGTGCTTTGCAATATTTTGTATTCTGCAGCATACCTGCAGATCTGTAAATATACTATGGCATCAAgcggagaggaaaaggagaatcGGATGAAGAACAGTATATATATGCACcatgagagaaaggaaaacagcatAAGACACCATAGTCTTTAGGACAAATTGGTTTTATCGTGacagaaaacatttcaaataagcTCAGGAGTAGTGAGAAAACTGCTCCCTCTTGAGGAGTATTAACTTTACTAAGTTCACTTTATGTATTAACATCATAAGTCCCTAAGTATATTTACAGGCTTTATATAGCTTAGTTCCTTCTTACTAGTGAGACCAAGCAGCCCTGCCACCCACACTTAATCTTCATTTCCTAAAGGAACTTTAAAACAATCTTTGCACCTGTAGTAAACATTAGTCTTTTTGTcaccatttctttgatttttgcatAAGCAAACTGAAAACCGTTTTAGCAATATAGCCTGTTACTaaacagaaggaaattctgcTGCCTTAGTTTCTAAATAAACCTGTGAAATAAATTGTGTTCTTaatgttattcatttttaaaaacaaatgaaagatcaGAGCAACTGTAAAAACTGTGCTTAAAATCCTATGAAAATTAACTTCTTCCATGTAGTTACCTTGATTACAATCAATAACATTGCAAAATTCCCTGACgttgttttcattgatttcagCTTGCTTTCTTTCAATAAATGCAGATATTCGTCTGTCAATCTAGAAACAATAAGTATGCATATTTTAACAATTCAAacacaagatttaaaaaataatactcacCCCCCCCTCCAAAAACCCTCTTACTTCTGCTTTTCCAGCCTTTATTTGAACTACTTCTGGATCAAAATGGATCTGTGTCTTTTTCACATCTCCTAAGTCaccatctttgtgcttttcttcctcttgtaGCTCGACAGTGGGAAATTTGGCATTTACTTCACTCCTGTCCCCTGTTTCTGTTTTTCCTATCTCTTCAACAACGGTTGTATTATCCTCCTTAATCAGAGGCTGAAGTTTTGCTAAAAAAGGCTGAGAAGAACACAATTTCATCTGCTGGGGTTCAAACTGATCAAAATTAATGACacaacatatttatataaatttctgcTAAGTAAATGCAATATTTAATATCAATTAACTAAATATAAAAAGTTGGCTATCAGGATACATAGATGTGACCACATGTGTTTGCTATTCTCTGCTTTTGTGACCATTATCATTTGCTATAAAtctgttgaaaagaaaaagaaagaaaacctgaggaaatttaaaattttctttgagagAATCATTCTGTCactcatcttttattttgtgcCAAATCAAAGCCTCAGCCTCTGGCACCAATGCCACTTAATTACCATGTCAttcaaatgcctcctcagaacACTAAGGCTTAGTATTTTTCCTCCTTAACACGAGAGCCAGCGCTCTCACCCGGCAAAGCCCTGCATTATCACTAGATCACTGGAGATTCTCCACTTGAAACTGCAGTTGGCCAAAGTGAATGAGAGAGCACAGACATGAAATATGTaggtgttatgctgagtgaacaCTCCGGCTGTTCCTGACATGGCAAGATATCTTCTTGGGtcatgaaattaaatttttagaaagaaaatgaacaagaagaaaaaaaacctactAAAATCTatagctggagagagagagacgccTATCACTATactagaggggaaaaaacaatCCTGTTGTATAATGTGAAATAGACTCCTATTTCACCCCCCACAATTAGGCCTCAATTGAGTTCTATAGCTCACTGCTTCTGCCCTTTAAAATTAGGGTTAACTATTACTTTTAACATGAAACAGAGAGTTAAAATTTCCCATAAAGTCATTGAACAGAGGGCTGAAAATGAACGTCTATTCCATTAATCAAAACACACCAACACTTGTCAATGttccaattattttttcataCCTACAATTTTGCTTCCATTGTTTGCTATACCAAATACTCTTCTGAAACCTTATAGCAACTTAACAGCAGTAAACTGACCAATCCAAACAGTTCTTCCGCTTCCCTTTTTGACACttcatattttatactttgattAGAGATTTACTGCAAACTCACATCAATGATAATTGCAGAGATGTTCAATTGAAAACCAGCAAGGTCATAATACTGTTTAGTTACTGAACTGAAATATTAAAAGATGTAGCaatactattacaaataatgattTGATGCTGACTCCTAATATAAAGGATAAATTATTTCAAActgtcaggaaaaagaaaagataaaatagtgACTGGCTACTTACTAAAATGAGACATTAATGTCAcagaaattactttctttttaaaaactatgctgAAACTGTTTAATTGCAATAGACACTCCAGGATGTGTCATGCTGGGATAATGCCACTTCTTGAACCACTGAAAGCACTCCATGAGCCTCCAAACTCACCCAAGGCATGGAATCATTATCATAGCATGACACACACCTGCCGTGTCTTATTGCTTAATTATAACCCACCATAGATGCAACTGTATTGAATTCTCAGTGCAAGTCTAGAATTGAATAGAATTGCATTCATTCAATCCTCATACCCACATTGGCCTATTGGGCTATATTCCTGTAAGTGTCCTGATCACTATGTAAATTAACAGATTTGGAtccaatctggctgaagtaaccTTTTATTAATAACGCTATTAATACAGTGTTAAGATAGAACTGACAAATACTTCAGCTTATAATTTAACTACAATTAATTTCTATTCTCAATATTGAGTTAACATTTTTAACAAGAAATTTACCTGTAAATATAAAACGTGTTGTTCAAGTGCACTAAAGAGCAAAGTGGGCTGGAATGCCGAGAGGC from Equus asinus isolate D_3611 breed Donkey chromosome 2, EquAss-T2T_v2, whole genome shotgun sequence includes these protein-coding regions:
- the MBIP gene encoding MAP3K12-binding inhibitory protein 1 isoform X1, producing MAAAAEISSPSIGDRSLERSCSPSLSQEVLCEVFRSLHTLAGQLNLRDDVVKITIDWNKLQSLSAFQPTLLFSALEQHVLYLQPFLAKLQPLIKEDNTTVVEEIGKTETGDRSEVNAKFPTVELQEEEKHKDGDLGDVKKTQIHFDPEVVQIKAGKAEIDRRISAFIERKQAEINENNVREFCNVIDCNQENSCARTDAVFTPYPGFKSHVKVSRVVNTYGPQTRPEGIQGSGHKPNSMLRDCGNQAVEERLQNIEAHLRLQTGGPVPRDIYQRIKKLEDKILELEGISPEYFQSINFSGKRRKVQPPQQNYSLAELDEKISALKQALLRKSREAEPTVAHHLP
- the MBIP gene encoding MAP3K12-binding inhibitory protein 1 isoform X2: MAAAAEISSPSIGDRSLERSCSPSLSQEVLCEVFRSLHTLAGQLNLRDDVVKITIDWNKLQSLSAFQPTLLFSALEQHVLYLQPFLAKLQPLIKEDNTTVVEEIGKTETGDRSEVNAKFPTVELQEEEKHKDGDLGDVKKTQIHFDPEVVQIKAGKAEIDRRISAFIERKQAEINENNVREFCNVIDCNQENSCARTDAVFTPYPGFKSHVKVSRVVNTYGPQTRPEGIQGSGHKPNSMLRDCGNQAVEERLQNIEAHLRLQTGGPVPRDIYQRIKKLEDKILELEGISPEYFQSINFSGKRRKVQPPQNYSLAELDEKISALKQALLRKSREAEPTVAHHLP
- the MBIP gene encoding MAP3K12-binding inhibitory protein 1 isoform X3 codes for the protein MAAAAEISSPSIGDRSLERSCSPSLSQEVLCEVFRSLHTLAGQLNLRDDVVKITIDWNKLQSLSAFQPTLLFSALEQHVLYLQPFLAKLQPLIKEDNTTVVEEIGKTETGDRSEVNAKFPTVELQEEEKHKDGDLGDVKKTQIHFDPEVVQIKAGKAEIDRRISAFIERKQAEINENNVREFCNVIDCNQENSCARTDAVFTPYPGFKSHVKVSRVVNTYGPQTRPEGIQGSGHKPNSMLRDCGNQAVEERLQNIEAHLRLQTGGPVPRDIYQRIKKLEDKILELEGISPEYFQSINFSGKRRKVQPPQVIPWI